In the genome of Flavobacterium panacagri, one region contains:
- a CDS encoding RrF2 family transcriptional regulator: MLSHKAKYALKALLYLAEQDENHISRTVEIADGANIPKKFLEQILLDLKRGRFVSSKQGKFGGYYLIKSKNDITLAEIHRLFDGAIALLPCASLNFYEPCSDCKTESECSLRHGLMLIRDKTLKAMEGITIASLVKK; the protein is encoded by the coding sequence ATGTTATCACATAAAGCAAAATACGCCCTTAAGGCCTTACTTTATTTAGCAGAACAAGACGAAAATCACATTTCTAGAACTGTAGAAATTGCTGATGGAGCCAATATTCCTAAAAAGTTTTTAGAACAGATTTTATTGGATCTAAAACGCGGCCGTTTTGTGAGCAGTAAGCAGGGGAAATTTGGTGGATATTATCTAATTAAATCAAAAAATGACATCACTCTGGCAGAAATTCACCGATTATTTGACGGTGCAATTGCTCTTTTGCCATGTGCTTCACTAAATTTTTACGAGCCTTGCTCCGATTGTAAAACCGAGTCTGAATGCAGTCTGCGTCACGGTTTAATGCTTATCAGAGATAAAACTTTGAAGGCTATGGAAGGCATTACAATCGCTTCATTAGTAAAGAAATAA
- a CDS encoding TPM domain-containing protein, whose product MKNSKNKNSNSNRIFQFTFLFIAFFVCNTLLAQFDIPKKPDFQTSVYDYANVLSASEKTQLEEKLVRYSDSTSTQIVVITIESLKGEDIGILTPKWAQEWGIGQAKEDNGVLILLAKTERKIWISPGYGLEDRLTAGIGGEITRNIIIPEFKAGSYYRGLDKGADALFDVFKGKYKGERKKAKGQDFPVLPFIVIVVIILILLARNKKGGGGNSGSNGGGPSLLDVIILSNLGRSGGGGFGGFGGGSSGGGFGGGGGFGGGFGGGGFSGGGSGGSW is encoded by the coding sequence ATGAAAAATTCTAAAAATAAAAACTCAAATTCCAATAGAATTTTTCAGTTTACTTTTTTGTTTATCGCTTTTTTTGTTTGCAATACTCTTCTTGCGCAATTCGATATCCCAAAAAAACCCGATTTTCAAACTTCTGTTTACGACTACGCTAATGTTTTAAGTGCTTCTGAAAAAACGCAATTGGAAGAAAAGCTAGTTCGTTATTCCGACTCCACTTCTACACAAATTGTAGTGATTACTATCGAAAGCTTGAAAGGCGAAGATATTGGTATTCTTACTCCAAAATGGGCTCAGGAATGGGGAATTGGCCAAGCAAAAGAAGATAACGGTGTTTTAATCTTATTAGCTAAAACCGAAAGAAAAATCTGGATTTCTCCAGGTTACGGATTAGAAGATCGTTTAACTGCTGGTATTGGCGGAGAAATTACAAGAAACATTATTATTCCTGAATTTAAAGCTGGAAGCTATTATCGAGGACTTGACAAAGGTGCTGATGCTCTTTTTGATGTTTTTAAAGGAAAATACAAAGGAGAGCGCAAAAAAGCCAAGGGACAAGATTTTCCCGTTTTACCTTTTATCGTAATTGTTGTAATTATTTTGATTTTACTTGCCCGAAATAAAAAAGGCGGAGGAGGAAATTCTGGCAGTAATGGTGGAGGCCCTAGCCTGCTTGACGTTATTATTCTAAGTAATCTTGGAAGAAGCGGTGGCGGCGGATTTGGAGGCTTCGGAGGCGGATCATCCGGTGGTGGTTTTGGCGGAGGCGGAGGCTTCGGCGGAGGATTTGGCGGAGGCGGATTCTCGGGAGGTGGTTCTGGAGGAAGCTGGTAA
- a CDS encoding TPM domain-containing protein, which translates to MSKVEDFLTKEEEHEIVEAIRVAENNTSGEIRVHIEKTTSKAHYHRALEVFHELRMDETKLQNGVLLYFAVEDKNFVICGDKGINDLVSNDFWDCTKDIMINHFKAGNFKQGIVDGILNAGEQLKKYFPSQEDDINELSNEISKG; encoded by the coding sequence ATGTCAAAAGTAGAAGATTTTTTAACCAAAGAAGAAGAGCATGAAATTGTTGAAGCTATTCGTGTGGCTGAAAACAATACTTCTGGCGAAATTAGAGTACATATAGAAAAAACTACTTCTAAAGCTCATTACCATAGAGCTTTAGAAGTTTTTCATGAATTGCGAATGGATGAAACTAAATTACAGAATGGGGTTCTACTCTATTTTGCTGTTGAGGATAAAAACTTTGTGATTTGTGGCGACAAAGGAATTAATGATTTAGTGTCTAATGATTTTTGGGATTGTACCAAAGACATTATGATAAATCATTTTAAAGCTGGAAATTTTAAGCAGGGAATTGTTGATGGTATTCTAAATGCTGGAGAACAACTGAAAAAATATTTCCCATCTCAAGAAGATGATATCAACGAATTATCAAACGAAATTTCTAAAGGATAA
- a CDS encoding LemA family protein, translated as MKKWLIPVGIIIALIAIIAFWSIGIKNTALQHSQAVNKEWGNVQTAYQRRNDLIGNLVNTVKGAADFEKGTLTAVIEARAKATSVTIDPSNVTPEQLKEFNQAQSGVSSSLSRLLVSVEQYPTLKANENFLKLQDELASTENQILTARTRFNEAVQVYNGYVLKIPNNWFLSEYKEKPYFEASTGADKPVEIKF; from the coding sequence ATGAAAAAGTGGTTAATCCCTGTAGGAATTATTATAGCACTTATTGCTATTATCGCATTTTGGTCGATTGGTATTAAAAATACTGCTTTACAGCACAGTCAAGCTGTAAATAAAGAATGGGGAAATGTTCAGACGGCTTACCAAAGACGTAATGATCTTATTGGGAATTTAGTAAACACTGTAAAAGGAGCTGCTGACTTTGAAAAAGGAACTTTAACAGCTGTAATCGAAGCTCGTGCAAAAGCTACTTCTGTAACAATTGATCCAAGTAATGTAACTCCAGAACAATTAAAAGAATTCAATCAGGCTCAAAGTGGTGTAAGTTCATCATTATCAAGATTATTGGTTTCTGTAGAGCAATATCCAACTTTAAAGGCTAACGAAAACTTCTTGAAATTACAAGACGAATTAGCAAGTACTGAAAATCAGATTTTAACTGCGAGAACTCGTTTTAATGAGGCTGTACAAGTTTACAACGGATATGTTTTGAAAATTCCAAACAACTGGTTCTTGAGCGAATACAAAGAAAAACCATACTTTGAAGCTTCTACAGGTGCAGATAAACCAGTTGAAATAAAATTCTAA
- a CDS encoding MerR family transcriptional regulator yields the protein MHIELSKDKRYYSIGEVAKAFNVNASLIRFWDSEFDILKPKKNAKGNRMFTPEDITNLQLIYHLVKERGFTLEGAKIHLKEGQKKTLDKFEIIRKLESIKTQLNDIKNEL from the coding sequence ATGCATATTGAACTTTCTAAAGACAAAAGATATTATAGTATTGGCGAAGTAGCCAAAGCTTTTAATGTCAATGCCTCTTTGATACGATTTTGGGACAGCGAATTTGATATCCTGAAACCCAAAAAAAATGCAAAGGGAAACAGAATGTTCACACCCGAAGATATTACCAACCTACAATTGATCTATCATCTTGTAAAAGAGAGAGGATTTACGCTCGAAGGCGCCAAAATACATTTAAAAGAAGGACAAAAGAAAACGTTAGATAAATTCGAAATAATACGTAAATTAGAGTCCATAAAAACGCAATTGAACGACATCAAAAACGAATTGTAA
- a CDS encoding M23 family metallopeptidase, which produces MAKVKYYYDSENLAYTKIKTRKRIKIGYALLFLLASALFGFLVFVLLINTPYFETPKDRLQAREIENLKLQYSILNKKLDEIDAVADALEERDNNIYRIYFNKAEIPDSIRKAGFRNPERYKALEGYNNSQLVLNTTKRVDKLSKELAIQSKSLDDILKLAGAKESLLLAIPAIQPVQNENLKRVASGFGYRIDPFTKVRKMHNGMDFTANTGAPIYATGDGVVARADNTASGYGNHIVIRHGFGYESLYAHLSKYNCRPGQKVKRGDVIGYVGSTGRSEGPHCHYEVHKDGKVVNPLNFYYGNISAVEYVAISHMANQENQSLD; this is translated from the coding sequence ATGGCGAAAGTAAAATATTATTACGACTCAGAAAATCTGGCTTATACGAAAATAAAAACCAGAAAAAGAATAAAAATAGGCTACGCCTTACTGTTTTTACTCGCCTCGGCGTTGTTCGGTTTTTTAGTTTTCGTTCTTTTAATTAATACACCTTATTTCGAAACTCCGAAAGATCGTTTACAGGCACGTGAAATTGAGAATTTAAAACTTCAATATTCTATTTTAAATAAAAAATTAGATGAAATTGATGCCGTTGCAGATGCCTTAGAAGAACGTGACAATAATATTTACAGAATTTATTTTAATAAAGCTGAAATTCCGGATTCGATTAGAAAAGCCGGTTTTAGAAATCCGGAGAGATACAAAGCATTAGAAGGATATAATAATTCTCAATTGGTTTTAAACACCACAAAAAGAGTTGATAAACTGTCCAAAGAATTAGCTATTCAATCAAAATCGTTGGATGATATTTTAAAATTAGCTGGAGCTAAAGAAAGTTTATTATTAGCAATTCCTGCCATTCAGCCTGTTCAGAATGAAAACTTAAAACGAGTTGCCTCTGGTTTTGGATACCGAATTGACCCTTTCACAAAAGTACGAAAAATGCACAACGGAATGGATTTTACTGCCAATACAGGCGCTCCAATTTATGCTACTGGTGACGGTGTCGTAGCAAGAGCTGATAATACAGCATCTGGCTATGGAAACCACATTGTGATCAGGCATGGTTTTGGATATGAAAGTCTATATGCTCATTTAAGCAAATACAACTGTAGACCTGGACAAAAAGTCAAAAGAGGAGACGTAATTGGATATGTTGGAAGCACTGGAAGATCCGAGGGACCACATTGTCACTATGAAGTGCATAAAGATGGTAAAGTCGTAAACCCGCTGAATTTCTATTACGGAAATATTTCGGCTGTAGAATATGTGGCAATTTCACATATGGCCAACCAAGAAAATCAATCATTAGATTAA
- the alaS gene encoding alanine--tRNA ligase, giving the protein MKSQDVRKQFLDFFESKGHTIVPSAPLVLKDDPTLMFNNSGMAQFKEFFLGNGTPKSPRIADTQKCLRVSGKHNDLEEVGIDTYHHTMFEMLGNWSFGDYFKKEAINWAWELLTEVYKIPKENLYVSVFEGSKEDNVPFDQEAWDIWKELIDEDRIILGNKDDNFWEMGDQGPCGPCSEIHVDLRSAEEKALKPGKEEVNNDHPQVVEIWNNVFMEFNRKADGSLEKLPAQHVDTGMGFERLCMALQGKTSNYDTDVFMPLIREIETITGAKYTTNDVTGISEEQNKMNIAIRVVADHVRAVAFAIADGQLPSNTGAGYVIRRILRRAIRYGFTFLGTKEPFIFKLVETLSEQMGDSFPEIRTQKALCSNVIREEENSFLKTLDQGLILLDAVILNNTGDTVDGKKAFELYDTYGFPIDLTALILSEKGLKLDEEGFKEQLQLQKERSRAASKVTAGDWNVLVEDDVQEFIGYDRLSHQVKITKYRRVESAKDGEIFQLVFNATPFYGESGGQTGDKGYLEAQNGDIVYIIDTKKENNQTIHLAKSLPENLTGTFNAVVDANQRAKTSSNHSATHLLHQGLRKILGTHIEQKGSMVRNASLRFDFSHFSKVTDEELVEVENFVNARIRESLPLIEKRGIPKEQALEEGAIALFGEKYGDLVRMIKFGDSVELCGGTHVANTSDIWHFKIVSEGAVAAGIRRIEAITSEAAKEYFESQAVSLTEIKEALKNAQDPVKSILALQDENAQLKKQLEALLKDKAKNMKADLAKELQEINGVQFLAKQVDLNPEGAKDLAYELGGSYNNLFVVFATAHEGKPMLTCYISKEIVAAKNLNAGQVVRELGKYIQGGGGGQPFFATAGGKNVDGIGEALAKAVDFVK; this is encoded by the coding sequence ATGAAATCACAAGACGTACGTAAACAATTTTTAGATTTTTTTGAGAGTAAAGGACACACTATTGTTCCTTCAGCTCCTCTTGTCCTTAAAGACGACCCAACCTTAATGTTCAACAACTCGGGAATGGCCCAGTTTAAAGAATTTTTCTTAGGGAACGGAACTCCAAAAAGTCCAAGAATAGCCGATACGCAAAAATGTCTTCGTGTTTCAGGAAAACATAATGATCTTGAAGAAGTTGGTATTGATACCTACCACCACACTATGTTTGAAATGTTAGGAAACTGGTCATTTGGTGATTACTTCAAAAAAGAAGCTATCAATTGGGCTTGGGAATTATTGACAGAGGTTTATAAAATTCCTAAAGAAAATCTTTATGTTTCTGTCTTTGAAGGAAGTAAAGAAGACAATGTTCCGTTTGATCAAGAAGCTTGGGATATTTGGAAAGAGTTAATTGATGAAGACCGAATTATTCTTGGAAATAAAGATGATAATTTCTGGGAAATGGGAGATCAGGGACCATGCGGCCCTTGTTCTGAAATTCACGTTGATTTACGTTCTGCAGAAGAAAAAGCTTTAAAACCAGGCAAAGAAGAAGTAAATAATGATCATCCTCAAGTAGTTGAAATCTGGAATAACGTATTTATGGAATTTAACCGTAAAGCGGATGGTTCATTAGAAAAACTTCCAGCACAGCACGTTGATACCGGAATGGGATTTGAGCGTTTGTGTATGGCTTTGCAAGGAAAAACATCAAACTATGATACTGATGTTTTCATGCCTTTAATTAGAGAAATCGAAACGATTACAGGTGCAAAATATACAACTAATGATGTAACAGGCATTAGTGAAGAACAAAATAAAATGAATATTGCGATTCGTGTAGTGGCAGATCACGTTCGTGCGGTAGCTTTTGCTATTGCTGATGGTCAGTTGCCTTCTAACACAGGTGCAGGATATGTAATTCGTAGAATTTTGCGTCGTGCAATTCGTTACGGTTTTACTTTCTTAGGAACAAAAGAGCCGTTTATTTTTAAATTGGTTGAAACTTTAAGCGAGCAGATGGGAGATTCTTTCCCAGAAATCAGAACTCAGAAAGCACTTTGCTCTAACGTAATTCGTGAAGAAGAAAATTCATTCCTTAAAACATTAGATCAGGGATTGATTCTTTTAGATGCTGTAATTTTAAACAATACAGGAGATACTGTTGATGGTAAGAAAGCATTTGAATTGTATGATACTTATGGATTTCCAATCGATTTAACCGCTTTAATTCTTTCTGAAAAAGGATTGAAATTGGATGAAGAAGGATTTAAAGAGCAATTGCAATTGCAAAAAGAAAGATCTCGTGCAGCATCAAAAGTAACAGCAGGAGACTGGAATGTACTTGTAGAGGATGATGTTCAGGAATTTATTGGATATGACAGATTATCGCATCAGGTAAAAATCACAAAATACCGTAGAGTTGAAAGTGCAAAAGACGGTGAGATTTTCCAATTGGTTTTCAATGCAACTCCATTTTACGGAGAAAGCGGAGGACAAACAGGAGACAAAGGCTATTTAGAAGCTCAAAACGGTGATATCGTTTACATTATCGATACAAAAAAAGAAAATAATCAAACGATTCATTTAGCAAAATCGTTACCGGAAAACCTTACGGGAACTTTTAACGCAGTTGTAGATGCTAATCAGAGAGCTAAAACCTCATCAAATCACTCGGCTACGCATTTATTGCACCAAGGTTTGCGTAAGATTTTAGGAACTCACATTGAGCAGAAAGGTTCGATGGTAAGAAATGCTTCTTTGCGTTTTGACTTTTCTCATTTCTCTAAAGTAACTGATGAAGAATTGGTTGAAGTTGAAAACTTCGTAAATGCAAGGATTCGCGAGAGTCTGCCATTAATCGAAAAAAGAGGAATTCCAAAAGAGCAGGCTTTGGAAGAGGGAGCAATTGCTTTATTTGGTGAGAAATATGGAGATTTAGTTCGTATGATTAAATTCGGTGATTCTGTCGAGTTGTGCGGAGGAACACACGTTGCAAATACATCAGATATCTGGCATTTTAAAATTGTTTCAGAAGGTGCTGTTGCAGCTGGAATCAGAAGGATTGAAGCGATTACAAGTGAAGCTGCAAAAGAATATTTTGAGTCGCAAGCAGTTTCTTTAACTGAAATTAAAGAAGCTCTTAAAAATGCTCAAGATCCTGTAAAATCAATTTTGGCTTTACAAGACGAAAATGCACAACTTAAAAAACAATTAGAAGCTTTATTAAAAGATAAAGCGAAAAATATGAAAGCTGATTTGGCTAAAGAATTACAAGAAATCAACGGAGTTCAATTCTTAGCAAAACAAGTAGATTTAAACCCAGAAGGAGCAAAAGATTTAGCTTATGAATTAGGCGGTTCTTATAACAATTTATTTGTAGTTTTCGCAACGGCTCACGAAGGAAAACCAATGTTAACTTGTTATATCTCTAAAGAAATTGTAGCAGCCAAAAACCTAAATGCAGGACAAGTGGTTCGCGAATTAGGGAAATACATCCAAGGTGGAGGTGGAGGCCAGCCTTTCTTCGCAACTGCAGGAGGTAAAAATGTTGATGGAATTGGAGAGGCTTTAGCTAAGGCTGTGGATTTCGTTAAATAA
- a CDS encoding ABC transporter ATP-binding protein, with product MKLLYTYIIKHKMLLFFALIMATINICFSLSDSVITGKLMQDCGVGITKYKGNEIGFIKSLAFWLGLSLGAAMISRITKNFQDYFTNVVIQRTGAQMYTDGIKKSLDLPYAEFEDQRSGETLSKLTKVRIDSEKLITLSISLIFQTIIGFIFVIVYVARIDLRISIIFLITAPIIALVSLYLGKKIKIVSRKIVNQTNALAGSTTESLRNIELVKSLGLTYQEEKRLNLNTFKILQLELEKIRFIRSLSFIQGTTVHFLRTCVVFALYYFLFGGKIIVGDLLTMVFFTFFIFGPLQELGNFIIALNETKVSMENFKTLLSAPKEFRPKNPKHIGAIQKLLFSNVSFQHRTAKFKAVENINFEIKQGQTVAFVGPSGSGKTTLVKLLVGLYTPAEGQVTYNDIDSTDIDLLDLRKQLGFVTQDAQLFSGTIRENLLFVKPNATDEDLYDALKRASCDKLLRRAEDGLNTTIGEGGIKVSGGEKQRLSIARAILRNPNLLIFDEATSALDSITEEEINDTIRNISDKNRITVLIAHRLSTVMHADRIFVLEQGKIIEQGKHEDLIVEKGLYYAMWRQQIGERK from the coding sequence ATGAAATTATTATATACCTACATTATCAAACATAAAATGCTTCTGTTTTTTGCTTTGATAATGGCTACTATCAACATTTGTTTCAGTTTATCAGATTCAGTAATTACCGGAAAATTAATGCAGGATTGCGGTGTTGGAATTACAAAATATAAAGGAAACGAAATTGGATTCATTAAATCCCTAGCTTTTTGGCTTGGACTTTCCCTTGGCGCTGCAATGATTTCTAGAATTACCAAAAATTTTCAAGATTATTTTACCAACGTCGTCATACAGAGAACTGGTGCTCAAATGTATACAGACGGAATAAAAAAATCACTTGATCTTCCTTACGCAGAATTTGAAGATCAGCGAAGTGGTGAAACGTTAAGCAAACTAACTAAAGTTAGAATTGATTCTGAAAAATTGATCACACTTTCTATTTCTTTAATTTTTCAGACTATTATTGGGTTTATATTCGTAATCGTATATGTTGCAAGAATAGATCTTCGCATTTCGATCATCTTTTTAATTACTGCCCCAATTATTGCTTTAGTAAGTTTGTATCTAGGTAAAAAGATCAAAATTGTTTCCAGAAAAATTGTAAATCAAACCAATGCACTTGCAGGTTCTACAACCGAAAGTTTGCGAAACATTGAGTTGGTAAAAAGTCTTGGTTTAACCTATCAGGAAGAAAAACGTTTAAACCTGAATACGTTTAAAATCCTTCAATTAGAATTAGAGAAAATCCGTTTTATTAGAAGTTTAAGTTTCATTCAGGGAACAACCGTTCACTTTTTAAGAACCTGTGTTGTTTTTGCTTTATATTACTTCTTGTTTGGCGGAAAAATTATCGTTGGAGATTTATTGACAATGGTATTTTTTACATTCTTTATTTTTGGCCCTTTACAGGAATTAGGAAACTTTATCATTGCTTTGAATGAAACGAAAGTTTCTATGGAGAACTTTAAAACCTTATTAAGCGCTCCAAAAGAATTTCGTCCTAAAAATCCAAAACATATTGGGGCAATTCAGAAATTGCTTTTTTCAAATGTAAGTTTTCAGCATAGAACAGCTAAATTTAAAGCGGTCGAAAATATCAATTTCGAAATTAAACAAGGGCAAACAGTAGCTTTTGTTGGGCCGTCTGGTTCTGGTAAAACTACTTTGGTCAAATTATTAGTTGGGCTGTATACACCTGCAGAAGGTCAGGTTACCTATAATGATATTGATTCTACAGATATTGATCTTTTAGATTTGAGAAAGCAATTAGGATTTGTAACTCAGGATGCCCAATTGTTTTCTGGAACAATCCGTGAAAATTTATTATTCGTAAAACCAAACGCAACCGACGAAGATCTGTACGACGCACTAAAACGTGCAAGCTGTGATAAATTGCTTAGACGTGCCGAAGATGGTTTAAATACCACAATCGGGGAAGGCGGAATCAAAGTTTCGGGTGGAGAAAAACAACGTTTATCTATTGCCAGAGCAATTCTTAGAAATCCGAATTTATTGATTTTTGATGAAGCCACTTCTGCATTGGATTCTATTACCGAAGAAGAAATTAATGATACAATCAGAAATATTTCAGATAAAAACCGAATCACAGTTTTAATTGCACACCGTTTATCAACTGTAATGCATGCTGACAGGATATTTGTTCTAGAACAAGGAAAAATAATTGAGCAAGGAAAACATGAGGATTTAATTGTAGAGAAAGGGCTTTATTATGCTATGTGGCGCCAGCAGATTGGGGAACGTAAATAG